Sequence from the Pseudomonas sp. 7SR1 genome:
ACGCATATTTATCAACCTGAACGAATCCGTCATGCCAGACCAAGAAGACCTATACCTATCGGCGCAAGAGTCGGCAGCCATGCTCAGGGTCAGCCTCCCTACGCTGTACGCCTATGTCAGCCGCAAGAACATCCGCTCCATCAAGATCCCGGGTTCCCCGAAGCGTCGCTATTGGGCCGAAGACATCCAGCGCCTGGTCAAGCACCCGACGGGGGCGAAGCCTTCGGTGAAACGTTCGCCGCCTGCGGACAGCGCCATCACCCTCATCACCGATGATGGGCTTTTCTATCGAGGGCACGACGTCACCGAGCTGGCCGACCACGCAACGGTCGAAGAGGTTGCCGGCCTGATGTGGCAGGTGCCTTCGGCCTTCGGTGCTTCGCTGCCGCGTGTTCCGAAAGACAGCGGCAAGTTGCTGAAAATCTACGAACACCTGTCCGCGCCGGAAAAGGCCATCGCACTGTTTCCGCTGGTACAGCGAGAGAACCCCAAGGCCTTCGATCTTTCCACCGAAAGCTATGCCCGCACCGGCGCGGATGTGGTGAGGTGGTTCGCCGCCCTGGTGGTGGGCGCGACCGAGCCGAGCACGCAGCCGCTGCATGAATTCATCACCCAGGCTTGCGGTGTCCGGCCGGCACTCGCCGACCTGATTCGGCGTCTGCTGATTCTCAGCATCGATCACGAGCTGGACCACACCACCCATAGCGTTCGCGTCGCCGCCACGACAGGCGCCACGCCCTACTACGCCGTGATCGCGGGACTCGCGGCAGCCAGGGGCCACAAGATCGCGTATGGCAGGAATGAAGCGGCCAGCAGAATGATCGAGGAGATCTGCACGGCGACGGATCCCACCCAGCCCATTTTGCAACGCTACAGCCAGGACGGACGTATTCCGGGGTTCGGTCCGAATGTGCATTCCATCAACGATCCGCGGGCCAGCAACCTGATGCAGGCGTTGACCGAGGCATTCGCTGGCGACGGCGAGTTCGCCAAATTGCAGAAGGCTTTTTCGGTGGCTGCCGAGCTGGTGGCGTACCCACCGGAGTTCATTCTCCTGGTGAGCTTCATCGGCAGGAAGTTTGGGTTGCATGGGCAGGAAATCGCACTGGCAGGGGTCGGTCGGTTGATTGGCTGGATTGCCCATGCCAGCGAGCAATACAACCAACACCTCGATGCCCGCCCCCGCGCGCGGTACACCGGGACCCTGCCAGGAACCTCCCGACAGGGCCACGCCTGATCCCTGCATCCCGGCGAGGGCTCCCTGCCTGCCGGGCCTGTAGTTGCGTAAGGTTTGACGTACCGCCCGGAACTATCGGGCCATCGCCGCAAACAGGTCCTCGAACCGCGCCTGATGCTCAAGCCCGGCCACGAAATCCAATACCGTCGCCTGTGCCGATGCCTCGATATGGGGGGCTGCCATGCGCCTGAATTTGCGTTCGAAGTCG
This genomic interval carries:
- a CDS encoding citrate synthase gives rise to the protein MPDQEDLYLSAQESAAMLRVSLPTLYAYVSRKNIRSIKIPGSPKRRYWAEDIQRLVKHPTGAKPSVKRSPPADSAITLITDDGLFYRGHDVTELADHATVEEVAGLMWQVPSAFGASLPRVPKDSGKLLKIYEHLSAPEKAIALFPLVQRENPKAFDLSTESYARTGADVVRWFAALVVGATEPSTQPLHEFITQACGVRPALADLIRRLLILSIDHELDHTTHSVRVAATTGATPYYAVIAGLAAARGHKIAYGRNEAASRMIEEICTATDPTQPILQRYSQDGRIPGFGPNVHSINDPRASNLMQALTEAFAGDGEFAKLQKAFSVAAELVAYPPEFILLVSFIGRKFGLHGQEIALAGVGRLIGWIAHASEQYNQHLDARPRARYTGTLPGTSRQGHA